The following nucleotide sequence is from Devosia salina.
GGGCGAGAGAGGGTGGAAGTAGTCGTCATCTTTCTGCTTTCGTTGGCGCGGGTAGCCTGAGTCCCCGCCAGGTGTTGAAGGTACGAAGGTGACTGCGACGGTCAAAACGACGATGACCTAAAAGTATCAGCTAGTACACACTTTTTTATCTGAAATTTCTCACTTTTTGCTATTGCAGTTGGCGAGAGCAGACACCATCGTACGCGCACGAAGGGGCTGGTCTCCGGCCCAGTTGAGGTGAGTTGAGATGAAATACGACGAGGAGGAACAGGCCACACGCAGGCAGCAGCTCCTCGAGATCATGCAACTGCTCTACGGGGAGAATGGGAGGTCCGAGTTGGCACGGGATCTCCGCATGTCACACTCTCTGATTTCTCAGATGCTACGCGGCGAGAAGCCTGTCTCGAACAAGTTTTTGGTGCGGCTGATGAGTGAGATCGATCAGATCCTCTACGCCCAGGCCGTAGAGCTCTATCACGCGCGGGAGTTGGTTCTGGAGTTGGGTCGTTCGGTAGTACCGAGCTTCGACTTGCCGTTTATCCAGTCCAATGAAACCCACGACGCATTACTGCGACAAGTGGAACGAGAATCTGCGGCGTTCGAGGCGGACAAGCCCGATCAAGATGACGAATTGCTAGCGGAGGTTGAGAGACACCAGCAGCGCAGGTCGTTCAAAACTCGCTGACTGAGTTGTACGTGATCTGCGAAACGCGTATAACGAGGGGAGGTGGTGGGCGCGGCAGGACTCGAACCTGCAACCAGAGTGTTATGAGCACTCGGCTCTAACCGTTGAGCTACACGCCCTCCGAGCCGGCTTATAAGGGATCACCGCAGGATGGTGAATAGGGGAACAGGAAAAAGTCAATCTGTCCCCGTATCTGTCCCCCTGGCGCCAACATCGCCGTCTCAAACAATGGCAAACACTTGAGCTACAACGAAAATTCTAAATACGCCGGAGCGCCCCGAAGACCGTTATGAGCGGTCGGCTCTAACCATTGAGCTATAGGCCCCTGCCCGCGTCTTATCAGGGTCGCGGCTGCTGTCAAATGCTCAAAATGCGATGAAGCGAGACGGAGCCCAGGGCTTCTCGCTGCGCCGCGCCTGCACTAGTCTGTTCGCTCTCCGCACACCATTCGGGACACGAACATGCGCGAAGGCGACATCATCCAGGGGCTGATCCGAGGGCTGACGGTCATCGAATGCTTCGATGAGGAACACGCGCGCATGTCGATCACCGATGTGGCGCAGCGGACAGGGCTGGAGCGCGCCACCGCCCGCCGCTGCCTGCTGACCCTGGCCCATCTCGGCTATGCCATCTATGACGGCAAATTCTTCCAGCTGACGCCCCGGGTGCTCAATCTGGGACATTCCTATCTCGCGGCAACGCCCCTGCCCCGCCTGATCCAGCCCTTTCTGGAGGAGCTCTCCCACGCCACCAGCGAGAGCACGTCGGCCGCCGTGCTGGAAGGCACCGACATTCTCTATGTCGCCCGCGCCTCGACCCGCCGGGTGATGTCGATCAATCTGGGTGCCGGTGCGCGCCTGCCCGCCTATTGCACCTCCATGGGCCGCACGCTGCTTGCGGCCCTGCCGCGCGAGGACGCCCAGGCCATCCTCGACCGCTCGGACATCGTTGCCTATACCGAACGCACCAAAGCCGACATGGCAACCATCACTACAGAGCTGGCCGTGGTCGCTGCCCAGGGCTTTGCCGTCATCGACCAGGAACTCGAGCTCGGCCTCTGCTCGATCGCCGTTCCCCTTTACAATGCGATTGGTCAGGTGGTGGCGGCGATCAATATCGGTGCCCAGACGGCCCGCGCCCCGACCTCGCGCATGATTGCGCATTTCCTGCCCCTGATGCGCAAGGTGCAGGCCGAGGTCCGCCCGCTGCTGCGCTGAGCAGTTCTGGCAGGGCGCGCCCAGTTTGCCTGGGACCATGCACCGGCGTCCGAAAACTGTCGTCTCCGCGCGCTAGCCTGGACGCTGCGGAGTCGCAGCAGCCCCCACAGTGCCGTCACATAACGCCTCGACCCGCCGCGGAAGAATTCGCGAGCCGGTTCAATTTCACCTGCAATTTCAGATACTAAACCTGTCACAAACCAGTCATGCAAGTGCAATAAAACTGTCGCGAGGCACTCCTATGGTCTGCCGCGTCTGAGGGCAGCCCCCACGAACTGGCTGGCCAATCGCAAATGAATTCCGGAAGGGACATTCCATGAAGACCGCACTCTACGCCAGTGCCGCCGTTATCGCTCTTGCCGCGTTCGGCACCAATGCTGCCTACGCCCAGTCGCGCGACACCATCCAAATCGCCGGTTCCTCGACCGTGCTGCCCTTCGCCTCGATCGTTGCCGAAGAATTCGGCGCCGCCTTCCCCGAGTTCAACACCCCGGTCGTGGGTTCGGGCGGCTCCTCGGGCGGCCTGCGCCAGTTCTGTGAAGGCGTGGGTGAGAACACCATCGATATCGCCAATGCTTCGCGCCGCATCAAGGCCAGCGAAGTCGAAGCCTGTAACGCTGCCGGCGTGAACGACATCCGCGAAATCCAGATCGGCTTCGATGGCATCGTGTTCGCCACTTCCGCGGACAAGGGCGATTTCGCCCTCTCGCCCGTCCATGTCTACAAGGCCATCGCCGCCAAGGTGCCGGTTGACGGCGAAATGGTCGACAATCCCTATACCACCTGGGACCAGATCGACGCGTCGCTCCCGGCCCAGCCGATCGCCCTGGCCGTTCCCGCCTCCAACCACGGCACCCGCGAAGTCTTCCAGGAGAAGGTTGTCTCGGCTGGCTGTGAAGAAGCTGGTCTCCCCGAGATGAGCGAAGACGACATGGAAGCCGCCTGCACCACCTTCCGTCAGGACGTGGTCGTGGAGATCGCCGGCGACTACACCGAGACCCTGGCTCGTCTGCAATCCAACCCCGACACGGTCGGCGTTTTCGGCCTGTCCTTCTACGAGCAGAACCGCGACACCCTCAAGGTTGCCACCGTGGACGGCGTCACCCCGTCGCTCGAAACCGTCGCCGCCGGCGAATATCCGGTTTCCCGTCCGCTGTTCTTCTACGTCAAGGGCGAGCACATCGGTGTCATTCCCGGCATCGAGGAATATGTCCAGTTCTTCATGTCCGATGCCATGGCTGGCAATGGCGGCACCCTGGAAGGCGCCGGCATGATCCCGCAGCCGGCCGACAAGACCGCTGAAGTCGTGTCCAACTTCGAGAACGGCGTGTCGCTCACCGCCTCCGATCTCTAAGGCAGACCATTCGGGGGGAGGCGCGCCGCGCCTCCCCTTTTCATCGCCACTCCACACGGGAGCTCGGAGACGTGAACGCCTGGATCATTGCAGCGCTGCTGCTCGTCCTTCTCAGCCTGAGCTACTCTGTGGGTTGGTCAAAGGCCCGCGCCTTCGCCAGCGCCGGCGCCAGCGGCGCCAAGCTGCATTCCCGCCCACAATACCATGCCGCGCGCCTCGCTTTGTGGACGCTGGTGCCGGCGCTCCTGGTGCTGGTGGCCTGGGGTGTCTTCGGCGACCTGCTCAGCCGCAACTATATCCTCGGCCTGTTGCCCGCCGACATCGCCACCCAGACCGGTCCCGCCCTCGAAACCGCCATTCAGCGCGTGCGTTCCATTGCCTCTGGCTACGGTGTCGCCGGTGAGTTGGCCGACTATGAGCAGCCTGCCGGCCAGGCGCTGGCCCAGTTCAATTTCATCGTCATGCTGGTGATGCTTCTGGCCGCGGCGGCCTTGGGCATTGCCGGTTTGCTGTTTGCCCGCGCCCGCATCACGCCGCGCTTGCGGGCCCGCAATCAGGTCGAGCAGGTCATCGGCCTGCTGTTGCTGGCCTGCTCGGCCGTTGCCATCCTCACCACCCTGGGCATCGTCATATCGCTGCTGACCGAGGCGCTGCGCTTCTTCAGCTTCGTCAATCCGCTGGACTTCTTCTTCGGCACCGTCTGGCAGCCGGGCTTCGCGACCACCGGCGCCGGCTCGTCCGGCGGCTACGGCATCCTGCCCCTGCTCTGGGGCACGGTGATGGTCAGCACCATCGCCATCCTCGTGGCACTGCCCATCGGGCTGATGTCGGCCATCTGGCTCAATCAATATGCGCCCGCCCGCATTCGCGCCCTGGTCAAGCCGGTCATCGAAATCCTCGCCGGCATTCCCACCATCGTCTATGGCTTCTTCGCGCTGGTGACGGTTGGGCCGTTCCTCGCCGGCTTCGGTGACCTGATCGGCGTCGATATCCGCGCCACCAGCGCCCTGACGGCGGGCGTGGTGATGGGCGTGATGATCATCCCGTTCATTTCCTCACTCAGCGACGACATCCTCAACCAGGTGCCCCGCACCCTGCGCGACGGTGCCTATGGCCTGGGCGCCACCCAGTCCGAGACCATTCGCAACGTGCTGCTGCCGGCCGCCCTGCCCGGCATTGTCGGCGCCTTTCTCCTCGCGGTCAGCCGCGCCATCGGCGAGACCATGATCGTGGTGCTGGCGGCCGGTAACGCGCCCATCCTGCGCGCCAATCCGTTCGAGCCCACCTCGACCGTCACCGTCTCCATCGTCAACCAGCTGACTGGCGACACCGATTTCGCCGGCCCGCAATCGCTGGTCGCCTTCGCGCTGGGCCTCACCCTCTTCGCCATGACACTGGTCCTCAACATTCTGGCCCTCTACATCGTCCGCCGCTTCCGGGAGCAGTACGAATAATGTCCCAGACCTCGATGACATCCCGCACCGACGGCGCCACGACCACTACCGCCCGCGTCCGCGCCACACTGGCGCGCCGCCATCGCGGGGAGGCCATCTTCCGTGGCCTGGGCATCCTCGCCGTGGTCCTGGCCCTCGGCTTCGTGGCGATCCTGTTCACCACCATCATCTCCAAGGGCCTGCCCTCGTTCCAGCAATCGCGACTGCATCTGGAAGTCTTCTTCGACCCGGCCATCATCGATGAAGGGCCGGCGCCCGTGCACGAGCCGGGCCAGTCCGATGCAGATTTCCGGGCAGCCAGTCTCAAGTGGCAGCGCAATCTGGCCATGCTGAACTGGAACAAGATCGTCGAGGACGCCATCCGCCGCGCCGCGCCCGAAGGCTTCGACATCGACAGCCGCGCCGCCCTCTCGATCCCCGAGACCAGCGAACGCCACATGCTGCGTGAGATGTTCGTGCAGAACCCCGACCTCCTGGGCAAGACAGTCGAGGTCAGCATGTTGGCCTCAGCCAATGTCGACAATTGGCTCAAGGGCACGATCGATCGCAGCCTGGGCGACGCCCAGCAGCAGCTTGCCGCCCCCGCCCGCGAGCTCGCCGACCTCTTTGCCGAAAACGGCACCATCACCCGCGACTTCGCCTGGAGCCTGTTCTTCAACGTCGACAGCCGCGCCGCGCCGGCCGCCGCCGGTCTTGCCGGCGCCTTCATGGGCTCGGTCTATATGATGCTCATCGTCATCGTGCTGGCCGTGCCGATCGGGGTGGCCAGCGCCATCTATCTCGAGGAATTTGCGCCCAAGTCGCGCCTGACCGACCTCATTGAGGTCAACATCAACAATCTCGCCGCCGTGCCCTCCATTGTCTTCGGTCTGCTCGGCGCCGCGGTCTTCATCAACACGCTGCACCTGCCCCTCTCCGCGCCGCTGGCTGGCGGCCTGGTGCTGACCCTGATGACACTGCCCACCATCATCATCGCCACCCGCGCCGCGCTCAAGGGCGTGCCGCCGTCCCTGCGCCAGGCGGCGCTAGGCATGGGCGCCTCCAAGACGCAGATGGTGTTCCACCACGTGTTGCCGGTCACCTTCCCCTCGATCCTGACGGCCACCATTATCGGCGTCGCCCAGGCGCTGGGCGAAACCGCACCGCTCCTGCTGATCGGTATGAACGCCTTCGTGGCCGCAGTTCCGGCCACTCCGCTCGATCAGGCCACGGCCCTGCCCGTCCAGATCTATCTCTGGCAGGGCAACGAAAACCGAAACTTCTTTGAAGCGCGCACATCGGCTGCCATCATGGTGTTGCTGGCCCTTATGATCGTGCTCAACGCCATCGCCATATTCCTGCGTTCGCGCCTTGAAAAGCGCGCTTGAGGAGACTTGAAATGGACGTTCTTGCCGGCAAGGTAAAAGTGACCTCCAAGACCCTGGACCAGACCATGAACCCCGCCGAAATGATGGACCATCCCATCCGCCTGACGGCCCGCGACGTCACCGTGCACTACGGGACCAAGCAGGCGCTGCATGGCATCTCCATCGACATTCCCGACCGCGCCGTCACCGCCTTTATCGGCCCCTCGGGCTGCGGCAAGTCAACCTTCCTGCGCTGCATCAACCGCATGAACGACACCATCGAAG
It contains:
- the pstA gene encoding phosphate ABC transporter permease PstA: MSQTSMTSRTDGATTTTARVRATLARRHRGEAIFRGLGILAVVLALGFVAILFTTIISKGLPSFQQSRLHLEVFFDPAIIDEGPAPVHEPGQSDADFRAASLKWQRNLAMLNWNKIVEDAIRRAAPEGFDIDSRAALSIPETSERHMLREMFVQNPDLLGKTVEVSMLASANVDNWLKGTIDRSLGDAQQQLAAPARELADLFAENGTITRDFAWSLFFNVDSRAAPAAAGLAGAFMGSVYMMLIVIVLAVPIGVASAIYLEEFAPKSRLTDLIEVNINNLAAVPSIVFGLLGAAVFINTLHLPLSAPLAGGLVLTLMTLPTIIIATRAALKGVPPSLRQAALGMGASKTQMVFHHVLPVTFPSILTATIIGVAQALGETAPLLLIGMNAFVAAVPATPLDQATALPVQIYLWQGNENRNFFEARTSAAIMVLLALMIVLNAIAIFLRSRLEKRA
- a CDS encoding substrate-binding domain-containing protein — its product is MKTALYASAAVIALAAFGTNAAYAQSRDTIQIAGSSTVLPFASIVAEEFGAAFPEFNTPVVGSGGSSGGLRQFCEGVGENTIDIANASRRIKASEVEACNAAGVNDIREIQIGFDGIVFATSADKGDFALSPVHVYKAIAAKVPVDGEMVDNPYTTWDQIDASLPAQPIALAVPASNHGTREVFQEKVVSAGCEEAGLPEMSEDDMEAACTTFRQDVVVEIAGDYTETLARLQSNPDTVGVFGLSFYEQNRDTLKVATVDGVTPSLETVAAGEYPVSRPLFFYVKGEHIGVIPGIEEYVQFFMSDAMAGNGGTLEGAGMIPQPADKTAEVVSNFENGVSLTASDL
- a CDS encoding IclR family transcriptional regulator domain-containing protein — translated: MREGDIIQGLIRGLTVIECFDEEHARMSITDVAQRTGLERATARRCLLTLAHLGYAIYDGKFFQLTPRVLNLGHSYLAATPLPRLIQPFLEELSHATSESTSAAVLEGTDILYVARASTRRVMSINLGAGARLPAYCTSMGRTLLAALPREDAQAILDRSDIVAYTERTKADMATITTELAVVAAQGFAVIDQELELGLCSIAVPLYNAIGQVVAAINIGAQTARAPTSRMIAHFLPLMRKVQAEVRPLLR
- the pstC gene encoding phosphate ABC transporter permease subunit PstC produces the protein MIAALLLVLLSLSYSVGWSKARAFASAGASGAKLHSRPQYHAARLALWTLVPALLVLVAWGVFGDLLSRNYILGLLPADIATQTGPALETAIQRVRSIASGYGVAGELADYEQPAGQALAQFNFIVMLVMLLAAAALGIAGLLFARARITPRLRARNQVEQVIGLLLLACSAVAILTTLGIVISLLTEALRFFSFVNPLDFFFGTVWQPGFATTGAGSSGGYGILPLLWGTVMVSTIAILVALPIGLMSAIWLNQYAPARIRALVKPVIEILAGIPTIVYGFFALVTVGPFLAGFGDLIGVDIRATSALTAGVVMGVMIIPFISSLSDDILNQVPRTLRDGAYGLGATQSETIRNVLLPAALPGIVGAFLLAVSRAIGETMIVVLAAGNAPILRANPFEPTSTVTVSIVNQLTGDTDFAGPQSLVAFALGLTLFAMTLVLNILALYIVRRFREQYE